One Legionella hackeliae DNA segment encodes these proteins:
- a CDS encoding TraK family protein: MKKSLIETVITREQSPKRTKSKVEFLALREEISEALEKGWSLTAIWETLHDEGGFTATYNTFRLYVLKYLNGQLSGYSQKDSIDQRHKKQVNKPVSKKNADHIPSFTYNPIPDPEKLL, from the coding sequence ATGAAAAAATCCTTAATAGAAACAGTCATAACTAGGGAACAGAGCCCTAAAAGAACCAAAAGCAAAGTGGAATTTCTAGCCTTACGAGAAGAAATCTCCGAAGCGTTGGAAAAGGGTTGGTCGCTTACTGCCATATGGGAAACTTTGCACGATGAAGGAGGCTTCACCGCCACCTATAACACATTCCGTTTATATGTATTGAAATATCTTAACGGCCAATTGTCTGGTTATAGCCAGAAGGACAGCATTGACCAACGCCATAAAAAACAAGTGAACAAACCCGTATCGAAGAAAAATGCCGATCACATACCATCCTTTACATACAATCCTATCCCTGATCCCGAAAAACTCCTCTGA